In Candidatus Palauibacter scopulicola, one genomic interval encodes:
- a CDS encoding PQQ-dependent dehydrogenase, methanol/ethanol family gives MRPGPRRPSAVAAPALAAVALLCGGAFAGAGAQVPFERLVNADDEPHNWFMYSGNYASHRFSALDEIHRDNVQDLKVIWAYQMSGGLIETTPVVVDGVMYVTEPPSNVSALDARTGRRLWHWSAEVPASTKNIGFPRVNRGVAILDETVFVGTLDARLVALDARSGAVRWEVDVADNFLGFSITTAPLALDGKVIVGVSGAEAGANGFVDAYDPETGDLLWRTFTIPRPGEPGSETWGGDSWEHGGGSTWLTGSYDPELDLLYWPTGNPAPDWNGDLRPGDNLYTNSILALDPDTGEMQWYFQYTPHDTHDWDANQIQVLVDAEWEGEPRKLVVTANRNAFYYVLDRETGEFLHGAEYSKQTWAEGLDENGRPIVIPGTEPTEEGNLVWPSLQGAANWFSPSYSPDTGLFYQATRIMGAVYYKADVEYEPGQPFLGGGEQALSGDDASGAVKALDVLTGELKWEFPLLSPPWAGVMATRGGLVFGGSNEGNIFALDAETGEALWDFQAGAGVRTGPMSFEVDGEQRIATAAGGVLWVFGLP, from the coding sequence ATGAGACCTGGACCACGGCGCCCTTCCGCCGTCGCGGCTCCCGCGCTCGCGGCAGTGGCTCTCCTGTGCGGCGGCGCCTTCGCGGGCGCGGGCGCGCAGGTGCCGTTCGAACGGCTCGTGAACGCGGACGACGAGCCGCACAACTGGTTCATGTACTCGGGCAACTACGCCTCGCACCGTTTCTCCGCGCTCGACGAAATCCACCGCGACAACGTCCAGGACCTCAAGGTGATCTGGGCCTACCAGATGAGCGGCGGGCTCATCGAGACGACGCCGGTCGTGGTGGACGGCGTGATGTACGTGACGGAGCCGCCGAGCAACGTGAGCGCGCTCGACGCGCGCACCGGGCGCCGCCTCTGGCACTGGTCGGCGGAAGTCCCCGCCTCGACGAAGAACATCGGCTTCCCGCGCGTGAACCGGGGCGTCGCGATCCTCGACGAGACGGTATTCGTGGGCACGCTCGACGCCCGTCTCGTGGCGCTCGACGCCCGGTCCGGCGCCGTCCGCTGGGAGGTGGACGTCGCGGACAACTTCCTCGGCTTCTCGATCACGACGGCGCCGCTCGCGCTCGACGGCAAGGTCATCGTCGGCGTGTCGGGCGCGGAGGCCGGCGCGAACGGCTTTGTCGACGCCTACGACCCCGAGACCGGAGATCTCCTCTGGCGCACGTTCACGATCCCCCGGCCGGGCGAGCCGGGGAGCGAGACGTGGGGCGGCGACAGCTGGGAGCACGGCGGCGGCTCGACCTGGCTCACCGGCTCGTACGACCCGGAGCTGGACCTCCTCTACTGGCCCACCGGGAACCCGGCCCCCGACTGGAACGGGGACCTGCGGCCCGGCGACAACCTGTACACGAACTCCATCCTCGCCCTCGACCCCGACACGGGCGAGATGCAGTGGTACTTCCAGTACACGCCGCACGACACGCACGACTGGGACGCGAACCAGATCCAGGTGCTCGTGGACGCCGAATGGGAGGGCGAACCCCGCAAGCTGGTCGTCACGGCGAACCGGAACGCCTTCTACTACGTGCTCGACCGCGAGACCGGCGAGTTCCTGCACGGCGCGGAGTACTCGAAGCAGACGTGGGCCGAGGGCCTCGACGAGAACGGCCGCCCGATCGTGATTCCCGGCACCGAACCCACCGAGGAGGGGAACCTCGTCTGGCCCAGCCTCCAGGGGGCGGCGAACTGGTTCAGCCCCTCGTACAGCCCGGACACCGGGCTCTTCTACCAGGCGACCCGGATCATGGGCGCCGTCTACTACAAGGCCGACGTCGAGTACGAGCCCGGCCAGCCGTTTCTCGGCGGCGGCGAGCAGGCGCTGTCCGGCGACGACGCGAGCGGGGCGGTCAAGGCGCTCGACGTGCTCACGGGGGAGCTCAAGTGGGAGTTCCCGCTGCTCTCCCCGCCGTGGGCCGGCGTGATGGCCACGCGGGGCGGCCTCGTCTTCGGCGGAAGCAACGAAGGCAACATCTTCGCCCTCGACGCGGAGACGGGAGAGGCGTTGTGGGACTTCCAAGCCGGCGCCGGCGTCCGCACCGGCCCCATGTCGTTCGAGGTAGACGGCGAACAGCGCATCGCGACCGCCGCGGGCGGAGTCCTGTGGGTCTTCGGACTCCCCTAA
- a CDS encoding serine hydrolase: protein MQPARRRGVPATVLLGAAFLLAAQAAQAQSPAPPPPTVEEIDAWVEDAMARWEVPGLGLAIVHEGESYVSTGYGVRELGRDTPVDGGTLFSIGSCSKAFGAATIASLVEEGKLRWDDRITDHIPWFRLHDPWTTREIRVRDIVTHRVGTGSNQPLRPLVTDRRDYLMRLPHTDPDHAFRDRYGYTNDMFVLTGHLVETVSGTDWDSYARAKLWNPLGMTTTTARMAPANASPNHAEPHAIIERRFIGNAATTGMPLEPVPWQYAEDVTVPSGGVITSADEITEWMRFHVGTHPNPPLSRASVELMHTPHTVIRNPSSWMPFEGPGAYAMGWSTGRFGDVTGVGHGGNALGFNCSIALAPEQGFGVWATTNRNSELPWVLTKWAMARFVGTEELRNRDWHAEFERSVAEGNRRTFEAEEARQAARLDQGPSVPLEAYAGTYRNGYAGELRIRLTDEAIPPLMPAEGRLGRWDGTPGVHERPAASASAGAARNGARNGSATGTGESTGELRLVAEFDGRERPVRMPLEHWHVDRFDMWFGDVRIGVSFLLDDTARVTGVELDYYGRFDRMP, encoded by the coding sequence ATGCAGCCAGCGCGGCGCCGCGGCGTACCGGCCACGGTGCTTCTCGGAGCAGCGTTCCTGCTCGCGGCCCAAGCGGCGCAGGCGCAGTCTCCCGCCCCGCCTCCCCCCACGGTCGAAGAGATCGACGCGTGGGTCGAGGACGCGATGGCCCGGTGGGAAGTGCCCGGGCTGGGTCTGGCCATCGTGCATGAGGGCGAGAGCTACGTGTCCACCGGCTACGGCGTGCGCGAACTGGGTCGGGACACGCCCGTCGACGGAGGGACGCTGTTTAGCATCGGCTCCTGCTCGAAGGCGTTCGGAGCCGCCACCATCGCGTCCCTGGTCGAAGAGGGGAAGCTGCGCTGGGATGACCGCATCACGGACCACATCCCGTGGTTCCGTCTCCACGACCCGTGGACGACGCGCGAGATCCGCGTACGCGACATCGTCACGCACCGCGTCGGAACCGGGAGCAATCAGCCGCTGCGCCCGCTCGTCACGGACCGGCGAGACTATCTCATGCGCCTCCCCCACACCGACCCGGACCACGCGTTCCGCGACCGCTACGGGTACACGAACGACATGTTCGTCCTCACGGGCCACCTCGTGGAAACCGTCTCGGGAACGGACTGGGACTCCTACGCGCGCGCGAAGCTCTGGAATCCGCTGGGGATGACGACGACGACCGCGCGCATGGCGCCCGCAAACGCGAGCCCGAACCACGCCGAGCCGCACGCCATCATTGAGCGGCGGTTCATCGGAAACGCGGCGACCACGGGCATGCCGCTGGAGCCCGTGCCGTGGCAGTACGCGGAGGACGTCACCGTGCCCTCGGGCGGCGTGATCACGTCGGCCGACGAGATCACCGAGTGGATGCGGTTCCACGTCGGCACGCATCCGAATCCGCCGCTCTCCCGGGCATCGGTCGAACTCATGCACACGCCGCACACCGTGATACGGAACCCGAGCAGCTGGATGCCGTTCGAGGGGCCGGGCGCGTACGCGATGGGCTGGTCGACGGGGAGGTTCGGGGACGTCACGGGCGTGGGCCACGGGGGGAACGCTCTGGGGTTCAACTGCTCGATCGCGCTGGCGCCGGAACAGGGCTTCGGCGTGTGGGCGACGACGAACCGGAACTCCGAGTTGCCGTGGGTGCTCACGAAGTGGGCGATGGCGCGTTTCGTGGGCACGGAGGAGCTGCGGAACCGCGACTGGCACGCGGAATTCGAGCGGAGCGTCGCCGAGGGGAACCGGCGGACCTTCGAGGCGGAGGAGGCACGGCAGGCGGCCCGGCTGGACCAGGGTCCCTCGGTGCCGCTCGAGGCCTACGCCGGGACGTACCGCAACGGCTACGCCGGTGAGCTGCGCATTCGCCTGACGGACGAAGCGATCCCGCCGCTCATGCCTGCCGAGGGCCGGCTGGGCCGGTGGGACGGGACGCCCGGCGTACACGAACGCCCGGCCGCGAGCGCATCGGCCGGCGCCGCACGCAACGGGGCGCGTAACGGATCCGCGACCGGAACCGGCGAGTCGACCGGCGAACTGCGGCTCGTGGCCGAGTTCGATGGTCGGGAACGTCCCGTGCGCATGCCGCTCGAGCACTGGCACGTCGACCGGTTCGACATGTGGTTCGGCGACGTCCGGATCGGCGTCTCGTTCCTGCTGGACGACACCGCGCGCGTGACGGGCGTCGAGCTGGACTACTACGGCCGCTTCGACCGCATGCCCTGA
- a CDS encoding prolyl oligopeptidase family serine peptidase, producing the protein MRRPHRRSCAPRRRFHATAVVSILIPAACGAPGGAAPGGGAAVELDLTLDNIHRSNTGVRGVSISPDGRHLAVSGSGPDGAGLYLATRGEEGGFGTPRFWLQGSNPAWAPGGQRIAFSAGGQVHVAEVGDVEARPLMDRMEGVRAPAFSPDGRTIAFYSTASGHQDIWLVPADGSTPPRQLTEAAMALDDPRFAPAWRPDGREILYVSNASDYWHDDLWVVDIETGDRRQLTRTLMAMSTPVWSPEGDRIAVFGTAKDEYWYEDLSYIYVVEGLEAGAGASERIVDMQVYATDAAMRHAPSWSADGAFIYFPYLERGTVNVWAVPAAGGVATRVTHMEGTISSVSHTAGAGTVAFVHSSPTGGGEAYALDLIGGIPRRLTSFSPSWRSVAAPREIAFPSFDGLRIQGFLYDPPQRAAGAVCPALVQVHGGGTNSYQRGLNLTEQYLASKGFVVLAINYRGGSGFGREFQDLSVEDWLWDQARDAGAAADFLRTLPGVNGKVGIYGGSYGGSMSLSAISLTPDRFDAAVPMRGAYSKLNTLEYTDRLGKIFSVTGHGGTPEERPDTYAKSNVVSRIADITAPVLLMHGELDRRVPIQNFENAVAEFERLGKSVEVKTYPDEAHGFRNPDNRVDTWSRLEEFFTRHLGGCSTG; encoded by the coding sequence ATGCGCCGCCCACACCGCCGGTCCTGCGCCCCCCGCCGCCGCTTCCACGCGACGGCAGTCGTCTCGATCCTGATCCCGGCCGCGTGCGGGGCGCCCGGAGGTGCGGCGCCCGGCGGGGGCGCGGCGGTGGAGCTTGACCTCACGCTCGACAACATCCACCGCAGCAACACGGGGGTGCGCGGCGTCTCGATCTCGCCGGACGGACGTCACCTCGCGGTCTCCGGCTCGGGGCCGGACGGTGCGGGGCTGTATCTCGCGACGCGCGGCGAGGAAGGCGGCTTCGGGACGCCGCGATTCTGGCTCCAGGGTTCGAATCCGGCCTGGGCGCCCGGCGGCCAGCGAATCGCCTTCTCGGCCGGCGGCCAGGTCCACGTCGCGGAGGTGGGCGATGTCGAAGCGCGCCCGCTGATGGACCGCATGGAGGGGGTGCGGGCGCCGGCCTTCTCCCCGGATGGACGGACGATCGCCTTCTACTCGACCGCCAGCGGCCACCAGGACATCTGGCTCGTGCCGGCCGACGGCTCGACCCCGCCGCGCCAGTTGACCGAGGCCGCGATGGCCCTCGACGATCCGCGCTTCGCGCCCGCCTGGCGGCCGGACGGCCGCGAGATCCTCTACGTGTCGAACGCCTCCGACTACTGGCACGACGACCTCTGGGTCGTCGACATCGAGACCGGAGACCGCCGGCAACTCACCCGCACGCTGATGGCGATGTCCACCCCGGTGTGGTCGCCGGAGGGCGACCGGATCGCCGTGTTCGGCACGGCCAAGGATGAGTACTGGTACGAGGACCTCTCCTACATCTACGTGGTCGAGGGCCTGGAGGCGGGCGCCGGGGCGTCGGAGCGCATCGTGGACATGCAGGTCTATGCGACCGACGCGGCCATGCGGCACGCTCCGTCGTGGTCGGCGGACGGCGCGTTCATCTACTTCCCCTACCTCGAACGCGGCACCGTCAACGTGTGGGCCGTGCCGGCCGCCGGAGGGGTAGCCACCCGCGTCACGCACATGGAGGGGACGATCTCCTCCGTCAGCCACACCGCGGGCGCCGGGACCGTCGCCTTCGTCCACTCGTCGCCGACGGGGGGAGGGGAAGCGTACGCCCTCGATCTGATCGGAGGCATCCCCCGGCGTCTGACCTCGTTCTCGCCGTCCTGGCGGTCCGTCGCGGCGCCCCGGGAGATCGCCTTCCCGAGCTTCGACGGACTCCGGATCCAGGGCTTCCTCTACGACCCGCCACAACGGGCGGCGGGGGCCGTGTGCCCGGCGCTCGTCCAGGTCCACGGGGGCGGGACGAACTCCTACCAGCGGGGCCTGAACCTCACCGAACAGTACCTCGCCTCGAAGGGGTTCGTGGTCCTCGCCATCAACTACCGGGGCGGTTCGGGCTTCGGGCGCGAGTTCCAGGATCTCTCCGTCGAGGACTGGCTGTGGGACCAGGCGCGCGATGCCGGCGCGGCGGCCGATTTCCTGCGCACGCTCCCCGGGGTGAACGGGAAGGTGGGGATCTACGGCGGCAGCTACGGCGGCAGCATGTCGCTGTCCGCGATCAGCCTGACGCCGGACAGGTTCGATGCGGCCGTCCCCATGCGCGGCGCCTACTCGAAGCTGAACACGCTCGAGTACACGGACCGGCTGGGGAAGATCTTCTCCGTCACCGGACACGGCGGGACCCCGGAGGAGCGCCCCGACACGTACGCCAAGAGCAACGTTGTGTCGCGCATCGCCGACATCACGGCGCCAGTCCTCCTCATGCACGGAGAACTCGACCGCCGCGTGCCGATCCAGAACTTCGAGAACGCGGTGGCCGAATTCGAGCGGCTCGGCAAGAGCGTCGAGGTGAAGACGTACCCGGACGAAGCGCACGGTTTCCGGAACCCGGACAATCGCGTCGACACCTGGTCGCGCCTGGAGGAGTTCTTCACGCGGCACCTCGGCGGCTGCTCCACGGGCTGA
- a CDS encoding M66 family metalloprotease produces the protein MNRRFLLAVLAAAGCSDLASQPERVPGALELLPADATVLEGEAVRYRVRVLDQSGAAFSSIPAWASPRWSAADPSVASVSSDGEVIGLEGGYETRVAAEVASLQAGAWVRVNPLSVKLEASAVHLTQAVQTLGGDIPLIAGRPALLRVFVTGDKTSFYRPRPLATFHHAGAPIHTMRLDPASDRIPLEAEEGRLDRSFNGVVPGRVLQPGVELVVELDPDGIVPADPGSDRRVPAEGRLKLDVVAVPPLGLTVVPVLHSADTQAALSWVDGMTATDARIGFVRSILPIGELELTVHEPYQTTVDLKTAEGWLGLLREISVLRLTERRRDYYYAALAAPPDAPFKGLGYIGRPVGVGILDLDTFAHELGHNMGLRHAPCGLAVNPDPDFPYEDGSIGVFGYETRRGNTRMVDPAEYWDLMTYCDPSWISDYHFVKAMEFRREHESLILRDVDPEPTLLLWGNAGAGDLLLEPAFVIDAPATTPTAEGPYRLEGFDVAGRSLFSFSFTPDEVEFGGGQFAFAIPWEGRWGGPDGLNRVELTGPDGAAAIGRSGGRATALALDPDTRRLRGILRDPGQAPPWAEGLDLMVSDGVPREGIPRPRQ, from the coding sequence GTGAACAGGCGATTTCTACTCGCGGTCCTCGCGGCGGCCGGCTGCAGCGACCTGGCATCGCAGCCCGAACGGGTTCCGGGCGCGCTCGAGCTTCTCCCCGCCGACGCCACCGTCCTCGAAGGTGAGGCCGTCCGGTATCGGGTGCGGGTGCTGGACCAGAGCGGCGCGGCCTTCAGCAGTATTCCGGCCTGGGCGTCTCCGCGCTGGTCCGCGGCCGATCCGTCCGTCGCCTCCGTCAGCTCGGACGGGGAGGTCATCGGCCTCGAGGGGGGGTACGAGACGCGGGTGGCCGCGGAGGTGGCGAGCCTGCAGGCCGGAGCCTGGGTAAGGGTGAACCCGTTGAGCGTGAAGCTCGAGGCGTCCGCCGTGCACCTGACGCAGGCGGTCCAGACGCTGGGCGGAGATATTCCTCTGATCGCGGGCCGGCCCGCACTCCTTCGCGTCTTCGTCACGGGTGACAAGACGAGCTTCTATCGTCCCCGCCCGCTGGCGACCTTCCATCACGCTGGCGCACCGATCCACACGATGCGGCTGGACCCGGCCTCGGACCGGATCCCGCTGGAGGCCGAGGAAGGCAGGCTGGACCGATCGTTCAACGGAGTGGTCCCGGGCCGGGTCCTCCAGCCCGGGGTCGAACTCGTGGTGGAACTGGATCCCGACGGCATCGTGCCGGCGGATCCGGGAAGCGACCGGCGCGTGCCCGCCGAAGGGCGCCTGAAGCTGGATGTGGTGGCCGTTCCCCCGCTGGGCCTGACGGTGGTGCCGGTGTTGCACTCCGCGGATACGCAGGCGGCGCTGAGCTGGGTCGACGGGATGACCGCCACAGACGCCAGGATCGGGTTCGTGCGCTCGATACTCCCGATCGGTGAACTGGAACTCACGGTACACGAGCCGTACCAGACGACAGTGGACCTGAAGACGGCGGAAGGCTGGTTGGGGCTCCTGCGCGAGATCAGCGTGCTCCGGCTCACGGAGCGGCGGCGCGACTACTACTACGCCGCCCTTGCGGCGCCTCCCGACGCCCCCTTCAAGGGCCTGGGCTACATCGGCAGGCCGGTCGGCGTGGGGATCCTCGATCTCGACACGTTCGCCCACGAACTGGGGCACAACATGGGGCTCCGGCATGCGCCCTGCGGTTTGGCCGTGAACCCGGATCCGGACTTCCCGTACGAGGATGGCTCCATCGGGGTCTTCGGATACGAAACCCGGCGCGGGAACACGCGGATGGTCGATCCGGCCGAGTATTGGGACCTGATGACCTACTGCGACCCGAGTTGGATCAGCGACTATCACTTCGTCAAGGCCATGGAGTTCCGGCGGGAACACGAATCGCTGATCCTGCGGGACGTCGATCCCGAACCGACGCTGCTCCTGTGGGGGAATGCCGGCGCCGGAGACCTTCTGCTCGAGCCCGCCTTCGTCATCGACGCGCCCGCGACGACACCGACCGCGGAGGGTCCGTATCGCCTGGAAGGGTTCGACGTGGCGGGCCGGTCCCTGTTCTCCTTCTCCTTCACGCCGGACGAAGTCGAGTTCGGCGGTGGTCAGTTCGCCTTCGCGATTCCCTGGGAGGGCCGCTGGGGCGGTCCCGATGGGCTGAATCGGGTCGAACTTACCGGTCCGGACGGCGCGGCCGCGATCGGACGCTCCGGGGGACGCGCGACGGCCCTGGCCCTGGACCCGGACACGCGCCGCCTGCGCGGCATCCTGCGCGACCCGGGGCAGGCGCCTCCGTGGGCGGAAGGGTTGGATCTCATGGTCAGCGACGGAGTCCCGCGCGAGGGGATCCCGCGGCCGCGGCAGTGA
- a CDS encoding M14 family zinc carboxypeptidase, with translation MTEDTAQPRRDRERDPDPPAGKERPIETPLTARFDGIMASPDVPAGAGCVLGSSREGRPVPGYRFGRGPEAVSLLGGCHADEPVGPRLLRRLAGYLAGLDAEDPMLTRHQWWIIPHINPDGERRNAPWQDPDTATYDLGRYLAGKVRELPGDDIEFGFPRDDADPGARPENRAAYDWWRTCDRPFALHASLHGMGFAAGPFFLIDRAWEDRCEALKASCRRRARALGYRLHDVERHGEKGFFRFERGFASRPDSRRMAAHFEALGDSETASRFWPSSMETLRSFGHDTLTLVSEMPLFILPGVGDRPGPPDPVAERWKRRLDGWRHDLSEGAAPDAVSADARKNGLVPMPVRDQMLLQWTFIAAGLRQMRASAS, from the coding sequence GTGACGGAGGACACCGCCCAACCCCGGCGCGACCGGGAGCGGGATCCGGATCCGCCGGCCGGAAAGGAGAGGCCGATCGAGACCCCGCTGACAGCACGGTTCGACGGCATCATGGCATCCCCCGACGTTCCCGCGGGTGCAGGGTGCGTCCTCGGGTCGTCCCGCGAAGGGCGGCCCGTGCCGGGCTACCGCTTCGGGCGGGGGCCCGAGGCCGTGAGTCTGCTCGGCGGCTGCCACGCCGACGAACCGGTGGGTCCGCGCCTCCTGCGTCGTCTCGCCGGCTACCTCGCGGGACTCGACGCCGAGGATCCGATGCTCACCCGCCATCAGTGGTGGATCATCCCGCACATCAATCCGGACGGCGAGCGCCGCAACGCGCCGTGGCAGGATCCCGATACGGCAACGTACGACCTCGGGCGATACCTGGCGGGCAAGGTGCGGGAACTGCCCGGCGACGACATCGAATTCGGCTTCCCGCGCGACGACGCCGATCCCGGCGCCCGGCCCGAGAACCGCGCGGCCTACGACTGGTGGCGCACCTGCGATCGACCGTTCGCGCTGCACGCCTCCCTGCACGGGATGGGGTTCGCCGCGGGTCCCTTCTTCCTCATCGACCGCGCATGGGAGGACCGCTGCGAAGCGCTGAAGGCCTCCTGCCGCCGGCGCGCACGGGCGCTCGGTTACCGGCTGCACGACGTCGAGCGTCACGGCGAGAAGGGTTTCTTCCGCTTCGAGCGGGGATTCGCCTCACGGCCCGACTCGAGACGGATGGCCGCCCACTTCGAAGCCCTCGGCGACTCCGAGACGGCGTCGCGCTTCTGGCCGAGTTCGATGGAAACGCTGCGCTCCTTCGGCCACGACACGCTCACGCTCGTCTCGGAGATGCCGCTCTTCATCCTCCCGGGTGTGGGCGACAGGCCCGGCCCGCCGGATCCGGTCGCCGAACGCTGGAAGCGACGGCTCGACGGCTGGAGGCACGACCTGTCCGAGGGGGCCGCACCGGACGCCGTCTCCGCCGACGCGAGGAAGAACGGACTGGTCCCCATGCCGGTGCGCGACCAGATGCTGCTGCAGTGGACGTTCATCGCCGCGGGGTTGCGTCAAATGCGCGCTTCGGCGTCGTGA